The Echinicola rosea genome has a segment encoding these proteins:
- a CDS encoding TonB-dependent receptor, translated as MIKMLKQQTFILFFLVICRPAFPQEKCAFDFKGKVVDQESQEPIEGAYIWIKELEKGTITNQNGNFHLHDICEGHYGLSVEFLGYSSQSLQLNVHDHVNMTIRMVSKEYLIDGVEIVGHKDAVNTLNSITHLGKDILDENRGENLGETLKELPGVTTFTTGANISKPVIHGMHSNRIMILNNEVRQEGQQWGVEHAPEVDPFMAEDISVVKGAETVRFGPEAMGGVILVSPPKLPVSAGTSGSATLVGSTNGWNGAAAFSLEGGLKNFQGFGYRLQASSRAGGNIKTPEYYQDNTGMRELNFSGAVGYNTKKLGMELFYSRFATTIGILSDSHTGNSSDLEELIANGRPFSDPDFTYTVENPRQEVVHQLFKAKGHYHLDNNSVINLKYAFQQNNRQEYDIRRGALNDRAALDLELFTNTIDVSYEHTSNENWNGSIGVSALQQANNNIPGTGVTPLIPNYDMLNLGAFLIEKYTNGPLELEGGVRYDYRFVDAARYNQGELNEQDFTFNNFTAFLGAGYSLNKNWLVTTNLGSAWRPPNINEQFSQGLHHGAAAVEIGDPNLVSEQAIKWVNTVNFSNDKLNAELTGYYHKINNYIYLNPTGEEYVSLRGTFNVYEYLQTDAFFWGMDLSADYTLLPSLSWYIKGSLIRAKNLTEQNYLPFIPADRLETGLVYQADKIGKIEISNLTVFKQRREPDFDLAPAPPSYNLWSASINRKLFQKEKSSLKGSLAVNNIFNTEYKDYMNRFRYFTHEMGRNISLRLKYEF; from the coding sequence ATGATCAAAATGCTCAAGCAACAGACTTTCATCTTATTCTTTTTGGTAATCTGCCGCCCTGCTTTTCCGCAGGAAAAGTGTGCTTTTGATTTTAAAGGAAAAGTGGTGGACCAAGAAAGCCAAGAACCTATTGAAGGTGCATATATCTGGATAAAGGAACTGGAAAAGGGCACCATTACCAATCAAAATGGCAACTTCCACCTCCATGACATCTGTGAAGGTCATTACGGCTTAAGTGTAGAATTTTTGGGGTATTCCAGCCAATCGCTCCAGCTTAACGTCCATGATCATGTCAACATGACCATACGAATGGTGTCCAAGGAGTATTTGATCGATGGAGTTGAGATTGTCGGACATAAGGACGCTGTCAATACCCTGAACAGCATCACCCACCTTGGCAAAGATATATTGGATGAAAACCGCGGAGAAAACCTCGGAGAAACGCTGAAGGAACTTCCAGGTGTCACCACATTCACTACAGGTGCCAACATCAGTAAGCCTGTCATTCACGGCATGCACAGCAACCGAATCATGATCCTTAACAATGAGGTTCGGCAGGAAGGCCAACAATGGGGCGTGGAACATGCCCCTGAAGTAGATCCTTTTATGGCCGAAGATATTTCCGTGGTCAAAGGAGCCGAAACGGTACGTTTTGGCCCAGAAGCAATGGGAGGTGTCATATTGGTATCTCCTCCAAAACTTCCCGTGTCTGCAGGCACTTCTGGGTCAGCCACTTTGGTGGGAAGTACAAATGGCTGGAATGGTGCTGCTGCTTTTTCTCTTGAAGGTGGATTAAAAAACTTCCAGGGATTTGGATACCGCCTCCAAGCATCTTCCCGGGCGGGCGGAAACATCAAAACACCTGAATACTATCAAGACAATACCGGTATGCGGGAACTGAACTTCTCCGGTGCAGTGGGCTATAATACTAAGAAATTGGGAATGGAACTTTTTTATAGTCGATTTGCCACCACCATTGGGATTCTGAGTGACTCCCATACGGGCAATTCCTCCGACTTGGAAGAACTGATTGCTAACGGCAGGCCTTTCTCTGACCCTGATTTCACTTATACCGTCGAAAATCCCAGACAGGAAGTTGTCCACCAACTCTTTAAAGCAAAAGGCCATTATCATCTTGACAACAACAGTGTCATCAACCTAAAATATGCTTTTCAACAAAACAACCGACAAGAGTATGACATCAGAAGAGGCGCTTTAAATGATAGGGCAGCACTGGACCTCGAACTGTTTACCAACACCATAGACGTATCCTACGAACACACATCGAACGAAAACTGGAACGGATCTATTGGTGTGAGTGCCCTTCAGCAAGCCAATAACAACATTCCCGGAACAGGCGTAACACCGCTGATCCCAAATTATGACATGCTTAATCTTGGTGCCTTCTTGATTGAAAAATACACCAATGGACCGCTAGAGTTAGAGGGAGGCGTACGCTACGATTACCGCTTTGTGGATGCAGCCCGCTATAATCAGGGAGAACTGAATGAACAGGATTTCACATTCAATAACTTCACGGCCTTCTTAGGTGCCGGATACAGCCTGAACAAAAACTGGCTCGTTACCACTAACCTGGGCTCCGCTTGGCGTCCCCCAAATATCAATGAGCAATTCAGTCAAGGCCTGCATCATGGTGCTGCCGCAGTGGAAATCGGAGATCCCAATCTGGTCAGTGAACAGGCCATTAAATGGGTAAACACGGTAAACTTCAGTAATGATAAATTAAACGCTGAGCTGACAGGCTATTACCATAAAATCAACAACTATATCTACTTAAACCCTACCGGAGAAGAGTACGTATCACTAAGGGGCACATTCAATGTCTATGAATATTTACAGACAGACGCCTTCTTCTGGGGAATGGATTTAAGTGCAGATTATACATTGCTTCCTTCACTGTCCTGGTATATCAAGGGAAGCCTGATCCGGGCAAAAAACCTTACAGAACAAAACTATCTCCCCTTTATTCCTGCCGACAGACTGGAAACCGGCCTGGTTTATCAAGCTGATAAAATCGGGAAAATTGAAATCAGCAACCTGACGGTATTCAAGCAAAGAAGGGAACCAGATTTTGACTTGGCTCCCGCTCCTCCAAGCTACAACCTTTGGAGTGCCAGTATCAATAGGAAGCTATTCCAAAAGGAGAAGTCCAGCCTAAAAGGCAGTCTTGCCGTAAACAATATCTTCAATACAGAATACAAAGATTACATGAACCGTTTTAGGTATTTTACCCATGAAATGGGCCGAAATATCTCCTTACGACTTAAATATGAATTTTAA
- a CDS encoding TonB-dependent receptor, whose translation MLRGKIVDKESKETLPGAYIFLKNAEGENLANTYTDENGEFKITKPKANSFVLEISFIGYKTLRRTIKKTDISNFGTIALEEDANQLQEVEIQGQAMTGEVKGDTVSFNATAYKTRSQASAGELVRKMPGVRMNGGTIEVQGETVGRVLVDGEPFFGDDPAMAMQNLPVAVIDKIEFLDQKSDQARLTGFDDGETIKTINIITKKETRGGKFGQLFAGYGTDDNYLVGGAVHFFEGAQRLSLLGLSNNINQQNFSADDLTGAFGAGDSRGWGRRDSDDITVRERPGITTTNSLGTNFTDKFDDGKARFSGNYFFNDSQNTLRRRSTREYILPSDSLQFYEEERQEENNSQLHRVNMKLEYDITEKHAIIWRPRFSYEKGNSTNRLAAVNLFDQSTPISETVNATESTNERLRFDNDFTYRYKFNKPGRTISTSIETGYRDNKSDSRLISVNQNYQSGNLDSLIQRTNNKNGSFDYEVEIEYTEPIGENSQLRVEYEIGDDKSDNLQDVSQREMESTVFEKDSTLSNEFENSYKRNELSLGYRYAGEVWRIFSSLNYEVSKLNSDRIFPGYENTKRTFKNFVPRLYVDYEPSKSLSVRVGYRTDTDAPSVRQLQDVIDNSNPLQISMGNPELEQEYEHRLFTRIRKINLENSKSFFMWFSAGLRNNFMGTSTYIATQDTLIQNEVLLRQGGQLSMPVNLSRAWNANTSISFGFPLNFMKSNLNLDTRIRYSNTPGLINDQLNNNHNLGLGQGIGVSSNVGEKLDFNLSTSGNYNLVKSSIQENRNTEYYSHETRLDLYWNFWKGFFISTNVNNQFYVGLGEEYDQSVWLMNADFGYRFPPTQNLELKMTVFDLLNQNTSINRSVTDVYIETERTDVLRQFFMLTLTYNLRAFGGNQPQYEN comes from the coding sequence ATGCTCCGAGGCAAAATAGTGGACAAGGAATCCAAGGAAACACTTCCTGGAGCTTACATTTTTTTAAAAAATGCTGAGGGTGAAAATCTCGCCAATACATACACCGATGAAAACGGTGAATTTAAGATTACCAAACCAAAGGCAAACAGCTTCGTTTTGGAAATCAGTTTTATCGGTTACAAGACTCTGCGTAGAACGATCAAGAAAACCGACATCAGTAATTTTGGTACAATAGCCTTGGAAGAAGATGCCAACCAACTGCAGGAAGTGGAAATCCAGGGACAGGCAATGACAGGTGAGGTAAAAGGGGATACGGTCTCATTTAATGCCACTGCATACAAAACCCGCTCTCAAGCCAGTGCAGGTGAGCTGGTCAGAAAAATGCCCGGTGTCCGTATGAATGGAGGAACGATCGAGGTCCAAGGAGAAACGGTCGGAAGAGTATTGGTGGATGGAGAACCGTTTTTTGGGGATGACCCTGCAATGGCCATGCAAAACCTTCCTGTGGCCGTCATCGATAAGATTGAGTTTCTTGACCAAAAAAGCGATCAGGCCCGGTTGACTGGATTTGACGATGGGGAGACCATTAAGACCATTAATATCATCACAAAAAAGGAAACTCGTGGCGGAAAATTCGGCCAGCTCTTTGCCGGTTACGGTACTGATGACAACTACCTGGTAGGTGGTGCAGTCCATTTCTTTGAAGGTGCCCAGCGCCTTTCCTTATTGGGACTTAGCAATAACATCAACCAACAAAATTTTTCAGCAGATGACCTGACTGGAGCCTTTGGGGCGGGCGATAGCCGTGGATGGGGAAGAAGGGACAGCGATGATATTACGGTACGTGAAAGGCCCGGAATAACAACCACAAATTCATTGGGCACCAATTTTACGGACAAATTTGACGATGGAAAAGCCCGATTTTCAGGAAATTATTTCTTTAATGACAGTCAGAATACCTTGAGACGGAGATCTACCCGTGAATACATTCTGCCAAGCGATAGTTTACAATTTTACGAAGAAGAAAGACAGGAAGAAAACAATAGCCAATTGCACCGGGTCAACATGAAGCTGGAATATGACATCACTGAAAAGCACGCCATCATTTGGAGACCGCGTTTTTCTTATGAGAAAGGGAATTCCACCAATAGGCTTGCCGCCGTCAACCTATTTGACCAATCCACACCGATCAGTGAAACTGTAAATGCCACTGAAAGCACCAATGAAAGGCTGAGATTTGACAATGATTTTACTTATCGGTACAAATTTAACAAACCGGGAAGAACTATCTCTACCAGCATCGAAACGGGCTATCGGGACAACAAAAGTGACTCCCGCCTGATCTCTGTCAACCAAAACTACCAAAGTGGAAACCTTGATAGCCTCATTCAAAGAACCAACAATAAAAATGGGTCTTTTGATTATGAAGTAGAAATCGAATACACCGAACCAATCGGTGAAAATTCCCAATTAAGGGTAGAATATGAAATAGGGGATGACAAGAGCGACAATTTACAAGACGTTTCCCAACGTGAAATGGAGTCCACCGTTTTTGAAAAGGACAGTACCTTGAGCAACGAATTTGAAAATAGCTACAAAAGAAATGAACTCAGTTTGGGCTATCGCTATGCTGGAGAAGTCTGGAGGATTTTTTCTTCGCTAAACTATGAAGTATCTAAGCTCAATAGTGACCGCATCTTCCCAGGATATGAAAATACCAAAAGAACTTTCAAAAACTTCGTACCTCGTCTATATGTGGACTATGAACCGAGCAAATCACTGAGCGTACGTGTAGGCTATCGAACAGATACCGATGCACCATCAGTAAGACAATTGCAAGATGTAATTGACAACAGCAACCCCCTACAAATAAGCATGGGGAATCCTGAACTGGAACAGGAATATGAGCACCGACTCTTTACCCGTATTAGAAAAATCAACTTGGAAAACTCCAAGTCCTTTTTCATGTGGTTCTCTGCTGGTCTCCGCAACAATTTTATGGGAACAAGCACCTACATTGCTACACAGGATACCCTAATCCAAAACGAGGTATTGCTGCGACAAGGCGGGCAACTCAGCATGCCTGTAAATCTCAGCAGAGCTTGGAATGCCAATACGAGCATCTCGTTTGGCTTTCCGCTGAACTTTATGAAAAGTAACCTTAATTTGGACACTAGGATTCGTTACTCCAATACTCCTGGCCTTATCAATGATCAACTTAACAACAATCACAACTTAGGGCTGGGCCAAGGCATAGGGGTCAGCAGTAATGTGGGCGAAAAACTCGACTTTAACCTCAGCACCTCAGGAAACTACAATCTTGTAAAAAGCTCGATACAAGAAAATAGAAACACAGAATACTATTCGCATGAAACCCGATTGGATCTATACTGGAACTTCTGGAAGGGCTTTTTTATCAGTACCAATGTCAATAATCAATTTTATGTTGGCTTAGGAGAAGAATATGATCAATCTGTCTGGCTAATGAATGCTGACTTTGGATACCGATTTCCTCCTACACAAAACCTAGAACTAAAAATGACTGTCTTTGACCTTCTCAACCAAAACACCAGCATTAACAGGAGTGTTACCGACGTGTATATCGAAACCGAACGAACCGATGTCCTGAGACAGTTCTTTATGCTCACCCTTACCTATAACCTAAGGGCATTTGGAGGGAATCAGCCACAGTATGAAAATTAA
- a CDS encoding S8 family serine peptidase, giving the protein MQLFLFKRFVVCCFLFSVLGACQSDLPVPANHAITDQSGAMRKTLENRYVVVLKEGVGGLKVAQDSKLMKEQLRYLIGEMLGMQSMKNDRIAHIYSSGFIGFSAYLSEGEYKKLSQLPEVASIEKDQEITFRDIEPKINQSAYAGRAGSVPGDLVPYGVERVGGPLCYTGKNVVYVVDSGIDLQNEELNVNVSRGFNAIYTGEESSTLQDFNGHGTHVAGIIGAKMDGKGIVGVAAGATVIPIKIVDKDGRGTYSGILAALDHIMIDGCKGDVVNVSLTGPVTPVLETSIEKASDKGINFVFAAGNESDHAKDYSPGRLNGKYFFTVSAMDENDVFAEFSNYGNPPIDWCAPGVGVLSTWINGQYNFRSGTSYAAPHVAALILQGGPVKDGLVKNDPDGDCDPIAVRKCP; this is encoded by the coding sequence ATGCAGTTATTTTTATTTAAACGTTTTGTAGTGTGTTGTTTTTTATTCAGTGTGCTAGGGGCATGTCAGTCAGATTTACCCGTGCCTGCCAACCATGCTATCACCGACCAAAGTGGAGCGATGAGGAAAACCTTGGAAAACAGGTACGTTGTTGTTTTGAAGGAAGGTGTTGGAGGTTTAAAGGTAGCACAGGACAGCAAGTTGATGAAGGAACAACTCCGGTATCTTATAGGTGAAATGTTGGGTATGCAATCCATGAAAAATGATCGAATAGCCCATATATATAGTAGTGGTTTTATCGGATTTTCAGCCTATTTGAGCGAAGGTGAATACAAAAAACTAAGCCAATTGCCTGAAGTGGCCAGCATTGAAAAAGATCAGGAAATAACTTTCCGGGACATTGAACCTAAAATAAACCAATCAGCGTATGCGGGACGTGCTGGAAGCGTACCAGGAGACTTGGTGCCTTATGGCGTGGAGCGTGTTGGCGGACCGCTATGCTACACGGGTAAGAATGTGGTGTATGTAGTGGACAGTGGCATAGACCTGCAGAATGAAGAACTGAATGTAAATGTATCCCGTGGATTTAACGCCATTTATACAGGAGAGGAAAGCAGTACCTTGCAGGATTTTAATGGACACGGTACCCACGTAGCGGGCATCATAGGTGCAAAAATGGACGGTAAGGGAATTGTAGGAGTCGCGGCAGGAGCGACGGTGATCCCTATCAAAATCGTAGATAAAGATGGAAGAGGAACCTATTCTGGAATTTTAGCAGCCTTGGATCATATCATGATTGACGGCTGCAAAGGTGATGTGGTCAATGTCAGTCTAACCGGGCCAGTGACACCTGTATTGGAAACATCCATAGAAAAGGCATCAGATAAGGGGATAAATTTTGTTTTTGCTGCAGGAAATGAAAGTGATCATGCCAAAGATTACTCCCCGGGGAGGCTAAATGGGAAATATTTCTTTACGGTTTCGGCCATGGATGAAAATGATGTGTTTGCTGAGTTTTCCAATTATGGCAATCCCCCGATTGATTGGTGTGCACCTGGTGTAGGGGTGCTTTCCACCTGGATAAATGGGCAATATAATTTTAGAAGCGGGACATCCTACGCTGCACCTCATGTAGCTGCCTTGATTCTTCAGGGAGGCCCGGTAAAGGATGGTCTGGTCAAAAATGATCCCGATGGAGATTGTGACCCCATTGCAGTGAGAAAATGCCCTTGA
- a CDS encoding DUF3820 family protein translates to MQKEILVDLVTKRMPFGKYKGKLICDIPEHYLVWMHGKGFPEGKLGMWLHTMYEIRINGLEYLLVELKKRIKQT, encoded by the coding sequence ATGCAAAAAGAAATACTTGTAGATCTAGTGACCAAAAGAATGCCTTTTGGGAAGTACAAGGGCAAATTGATCTGTGATATCCCGGAACACTACCTTGTTTGGATGCATGGAAAGGGATTCCCCGAAGGCAAACTCGGCATGTGGCTACACACCATGTATGAAATCCGGATCAATGGACTTGAGTATTTGCTCGTTGAGCTCAAGAAGAGAATAAAGCAAACATAA
- a CDS encoding alpha/beta hydrolase family protein, translated as MRLFKAIGVFILLVGVMGKSSLYAQSGVEGDWKGVLEVMGQKIPLVFHLNKAGEKWEGTMDSPAQGATGMALDKVLVDSLEVSLGVSGYNISYSGKLELDTIRGMFLQSGMEIPLLLWRLPADDQGMGKRPQEPKGPFDYEQIETSFKNVSAGITLKGTITKPKGVGPFPGVILVSGSGPQDRNEEMFGHKPFLVLADYFTRNGIAVLRYDERGVGDSGGEFKDATTFDFADDAEAAMSHLRKFPFVNQLMVGVIGHSEGGMIAWMMAAKGKAGSFAVSIAGPTVPVPQLMRQQARDFLASVEASDEQMAREEEVVGIIYDVLSETNDYDSLEIVLPDRLDEYLKSTGENYSEEELEEFVAKYANILSPWFFTFAKINLQEYIHKTEIPVLALFGGKDIQVNGSNNGEVLERIKKEGGKENFTVKIYPDLNHLFQHSSTGAMGEYGTIEETFSEEAMADIAQWIISR; from the coding sequence ATGAGATTATTTAAAGCAATTGGTGTTTTTATTCTTCTAGTTGGTGTAATGGGGAAATCGTCTTTATATGCCCAAAGTGGTGTGGAGGGAGATTGGAAGGGTGTCTTAGAAGTGATGGGGCAAAAGATTCCACTGGTTTTTCATTTGAATAAAGCAGGCGAAAAGTGGGAAGGGACCATGGACAGTCCTGCACAAGGGGCTACAGGCATGGCCTTGGATAAGGTTTTGGTCGATTCTTTGGAGGTGTCCTTGGGGGTTAGCGGCTATAATATCAGTTATAGTGGAAAGCTGGAGCTAGACACCATTCGGGGCATGTTTTTGCAAAGTGGAATGGAAATTCCCCTTTTACTGTGGAGGCTACCAGCCGATGATCAGGGTATGGGCAAGAGACCTCAGGAACCGAAAGGGCCTTTTGACTATGAGCAGATCGAGACTTCTTTTAAGAATGTTTCTGCCGGAATAACCCTTAAAGGAACCATCACGAAACCTAAGGGCGTGGGGCCATTTCCGGGCGTGATTTTGGTTTCAGGCTCAGGTCCTCAGGATCGAAATGAAGAGATGTTTGGCCATAAACCGTTTTTGGTTTTGGCCGATTATTTTACACGAAATGGAATAGCAGTGCTCAGGTACGATGAGCGTGGAGTAGGGGACTCCGGGGGAGAATTTAAAGATGCCACTACCTTTGATTTTGCTGATGATGCAGAAGCGGCCATGTCCCATCTAAGGAAGTTCCCCTTTGTCAATCAGCTAATGGTGGGAGTAATAGGGCATAGTGAAGGGGGCATGATCGCTTGGATGATGGCAGCTAAAGGTAAGGCGGGCAGTTTTGCGGTTTCTATTGCTGGGCCTACGGTTCCCGTGCCGCAGTTGATGAGACAGCAGGCAAGGGATTTTCTAGCATCCGTGGAGGCTTCAGATGAGCAAATGGCAAGGGAAGAAGAGGTAGTGGGGATCATTTATGACGTATTGTCGGAGACCAATGACTATGATAGTTTGGAGATAGTACTTCCTGACAGGTTGGATGAATATCTTAAAAGTACTGGGGAGAACTATTCCGAGGAAGAGCTTGAGGAATTTGTGGCAAAATATGCAAATATCCTTAGCCCATGGTTTTTTACATTTGCTAAAATCAACCTTCAGGAGTATATCCATAAGACGGAGATTCCTGTTTTGGCTCTTTTTGGAGGTAAGGATATCCAAGTGAATGGCAGCAATAATGGGGAGGTCTTGGAGAGGATAAAAAAGGAAGGAGGAAAAGAGAATTTCACCGTGAAAATATACCCGGATCTCAACCACCTCTTCCAGCACAGCAGCACTGGTGCAATGGGTGAATATGGAACCATTGAAGAGACCTTTAGCGAAGAAGCAATGGCTGATATTGCCCAGTGGATCATAAGTCGATAA
- the gap gene encoding type I glyceraldehyde-3-phosphate dehydrogenase has product MTKIKVGINGFGRIGRLVFRAAQERDDVQIVGINDLVDVDYMAYMLKYDSTHGQFKGDVEVKDGQLVVNGNAIRVTAEKNPADLKWTDIGAEYVVESTGLFLTKETAQGHIQAGAKKVIMSAPSKDDTPMIVMGVNESSYTTDMQFVSNASCTTNCLAPLAKVVNDNWGIEEGLMTTVHATTATQKTVDGPSMKDWRGGRGAGQNIIPSSTGAAKAVGKVIPELNGKLTGMAFRVPTPDVSVVDLTVRLKNAATYEEICAKMKEASEGDLKGVLGYTEDAVVSNDFIGDARTSIFDAGAGIQLSDKFVKLVSWYDNEWGYSNKVVDLLTYIAKKG; this is encoded by the coding sequence ATGACAAAGATTAAAGTAGGAATTAACGGATTCGGAAGAATAGGAAGACTGGTGTTCCGAGCAGCACAGGAAAGAGATGACGTTCAGATCGTAGGTATCAATGACCTGGTAGATGTGGACTATATGGCATATATGTTGAAATATGACTCTACTCACGGTCAATTTAAAGGTGACGTAGAAGTGAAAGACGGCCAGTTGGTTGTAAACGGAAATGCCATTCGTGTGACAGCTGAGAAGAATCCTGCTGATCTTAAGTGGACTGATATCGGAGCAGAATACGTTGTAGAATCTACTGGACTTTTCCTTACGAAAGAAACGGCACAGGGACACATTCAAGCTGGTGCCAAGAAAGTCATCATGTCTGCCCCTTCCAAAGACGATACACCAATGATCGTAATGGGTGTGAATGAATCTTCTTACACTACTGATATGCAGTTTGTATCCAATGCTTCTTGTACGACCAACTGTCTTGCTCCACTTGCCAAAGTGGTAAATGACAACTGGGGAATTGAAGAAGGCTTGATGACGACTGTTCACGCTACTACTGCTACTCAGAAAACAGTAGATGGTCCATCTATGAAAGACTGGAGAGGTGGACGTGGCGCCGGACAAAACATCATACCATCTTCTACAGGTGCAGCCAAGGCAGTAGGGAAAGTTATTCCAGAACTTAACGGTAAACTTACCGGAATGGCCTTCCGTGTACCGACTCCTGACGTGTCTGTAGTGGACCTTACCGTAAGATTAAAAAATGCAGCTACTTACGAAGAAATCTGTGCCAAAATGAAAGAAGCTTCTGAAGGTGATCTCAAAGGTGTATTGGGATATACTGAAGATGCAGTGGTTTCCAATGATTTCATTGGTGATGCCAGAACATCTATCTTCGATGCAGGTGCAGGTATCCAGTTGAGTGACAAGTTTGTGAAGTTGGTATCTTGGTATGACAATGAGTGGGGCTACTCTAACAAAGTAGTTGACCTACTTACTTACATTGCAAAAAAAGGTTAA
- a CDS encoding polysaccharide biosynthesis/export family protein yields MHMSRYFLFFVLLLMIGLNSCISNKKVTYLQNKENDAALEEDKLLNYQIPEYKLQYNDIIDVKVLTAEDMIEKGFNAGEEGGMANRTSLGQNGGDIYYMTGYTIDKEGNIRLPLAGEVQVQEMTLEEARKAIEKALRKYVNTELYVRVKLGGIRYTAFGEFRRPGKYVVLQDRMTIYEAIANAGDMTVVAKRDEVMLIRQYPEGTKLHKIDLNDRSIIQSPFYFIQPNDQIYAEPMKVREIGTGENTAQTLALVFSAITAVALIINLSN; encoded by the coding sequence ATGCATATGAGTAGATATTTTTTGTTTTTTGTATTGTTGTTGATGATCGGGTTAAACTCCTGTATTTCTAACAAAAAGGTTACCTACCTCCAAAACAAGGAAAATGATGCAGCACTAGAAGAGGACAAATTGCTTAATTACCAGATACCTGAATATAAGCTTCAGTATAATGACATCATCGACGTTAAAGTCCTTACTGCTGAGGATATGATCGAAAAAGGTTTTAATGCTGGAGAAGAAGGGGGGATGGCTAACCGTACTTCTCTTGGCCAAAATGGAGGAGATATCTATTATATGACGGGTTATACCATTGATAAAGAAGGGAATATCAGATTGCCTTTAGCAGGAGAGGTGCAAGTCCAAGAGATGACATTGGAGGAGGCGAGGAAGGCCATCGAAAAAGCCCTGAGAAAATATGTGAATACAGAGCTTTATGTAAGGGTGAAACTAGGAGGGATAAGGTACACGGCCTTTGGAGAATTTCGTCGGCCTGGGAAGTATGTCGTTTTGCAAGATCGGATGACTATTTACGAGGCGATAGCCAATGCCGGTGATATGACGGTAGTGGCGAAGCGGGATGAGGTGATGCTGATTAGGCAATATCCTGAAGGTACGAAGCTCCACAAAATAGATTTGAATGACCGAAGCATCATTCAATCTCCCTTTTATTTTATCCAGCCCAATGATCAGATTTATGCCGAACCGATGAAGGTCAGGGAGATCGGAACGGGTGAAAACACCGCACAGACATTGGCTTTGGTTTTTTCAGCCATTACAGCAGTTGCATTAATTATTAATTTGAGTAATTAA